Proteins from a genomic interval of Zingiber officinale cultivar Zhangliang chromosome 1B, Zo_v1.1, whole genome shotgun sequence:
- the LOC122022669 gene encoding phenylcoumaran benzylic ether reductase Pyrc5-like, protein MGEREEKSKILIIGGTGRVGSLIVACELASKQATPPSSSCGHPPSFLIHGSLSSLTLSRGKAPPFSTYGDLGDYDSLKRAIKQVDVVISAVGHEGRSEVKGQLMLLDAIQQAGNRFYPSEFGNDLEQVRLVEPAKSMLAHKLVLRQAMREKGIPHTIVCNFFFHGFYLPRLGQAEATSAHTDGKVFISGDGNTKAIFVNEVDVAKYTIRSVDDPVTLNKVLYVRPHADRTILASLIPPLFKEDSVMPDSMMVMLISPLREDSVMLSLVMVKDYAADASTKRDSTMPSSVNVSSGSTSRTNHCQWINLP, encoded by the exons ATGGgtgaaagagaagaaaagagtaagattttaataattGGAGGAACGGGACGCGTTGGAAGTCTTATCGTCGCGTGCGAGCTAGCATCAAAGCAAGCCACCCCACCTTCCTCCTCGTGCGGCCATCCACCATCGTTCTTGATTCATGGAAGTCTAAGCTCGTTAACTCTTTCAAGAGGGAAGGCGCCACCATTCTCTACGTAT GGGGATTTAGGCGACTATGATAGTTTGAAAAGAGCTATCAAGCAAGTGGACGTGGTCATCTCTGCAGTAGGGCATGAAGGTCGATCAGAAGTTAAGGGCCAGTTGATGCTCCTTGATGCCATCCAACAAGCTGGAAAC AGATTCTACCCATCAGAGTTTGGCAACGATTTGGAACAAGTCCGACTTGTGGAACCAGCCAAGTCGATGCTCGCTCATAAACTAGTGCTGAGGCAAGCCATGAGGGAGAAGGGCATCCCTCACACCATCGTCTGCAACTTCTTCTTCCATGGCTTCTACCTCCCCCGGCTCGGCCAAGCAGAAGCAACTTCGGCTCACACTGATGGTAAGGTATTCATCTCAGGCGATGGCAACACCAAAG CCATCTTCGTGAACGAAGTTGATGTTGCAAAATACACCATCAGATCTGTGGACGATCCAGTGACTCTAAACAAAGTATTGTACGTGAGGCctcat GCTGATAGAACAA TTTTAGCATCATTGATCCCTCCATTGTTTAAAGAGGATTCCGTAATGCCTGATTCGATGATGGTGATGTTGATTTCTCCGCTAAGAGAGGATTCTGTAATGCTGAGTTTGGTGATGGTGAAAGATTATGCTGCCGATGCCTCCACCAAGAGAGATTCCACAATGCCGAGTTCGGTGAACGTTTCGAGTGGATCGACCTCTCGTACTAATCATTGCCAATGGATCAACCTCCCATAA
- the LOC122022586 gene encoding uncharacterized protein LOC122022586, with the protein MVAIGEPDTGRGCNQIGNLLRPGKTRWSSNFDSICNMIDMYSSVITVLENMVYDGSSNSIRGEASGLLIAMNSFDFIFILHLMQMIMGLTNLLCRALQEKSLDILNAMDYVSTTKTLLQTLREEGFAILLTYVKEVCAKYDIEIPQMEARYKSATGRSCQQNDSITVEHHYRFDVFTAAIDFQVEELNSRFKNEAVELLKLSCALEPKENFKLFNVDHIYRLAEKFYPLDFDTQDLHHLRMQLEHYKIDIVGHERFQNLSTISELCRRLIETNKSGSYNLIDRLIRLVLTLPVSTATTERAFSAMKLVKTALRNKMEEEFLTDSMVIYIERELAETIDNDIIINEFDSKKNRRAQLQ; encoded by the exons ATGGTAGCTATTGGTGAACCTGATACTGGTAGAGGATGTAATCAAATTGGAAATTTACTACGACCTGGAAAGACTCGCTGGAGTTCTAATTTTGACTCAATTTGTAACATGATTGATATGTATAGTTCTGTGATTACCGTATTAGAAAATATGGTGTATGATGGGTCCTCTAACTCCATCCGTGGTGAAGCTAGTGGTTTGCTGATAGCGATGAATTCTTTtgatttcatattcatattacaTTTGATGCAAATGATAATGGGGTTAACAAATCTGCTTTGTCGAGCATTGCAAGAGAAATCTTTAGATATTTTAAATGCAATGGactatgtttcaactactaaaacTTTGCTTCAGACTTTGAGAGAAGAAGGATTTGCTATTCTACTTACTTATGTGAAAGAAGTTTGTGCCAAGTATGACATTGAGATACCTCAAATGGAAGCTCGTTATAAATCTGCTACAGGTCGTTCTTGTCAACAAAATGATTCAATCACAGTTGAGCATCACTATCGATTTGATGTATTTACTGCTGCAATAGATTTTCAAGTTGAAGAGCTTAATAGTAGATTCAAGAATGAGGCAGTGGAACTTCTTAAGCTTAGTTGTgctttggaacctaaagaaaactttAAGCTTTTTAATGTTGATCACATCTATCGACTTGCTGAGAAATTCTATCCTCTTGATTTTGATACACAAGATTTACACCACTTGAGAATGCAATTGGAGCACTATAAGATTGATATTGTTGGCCATGAAAGATTTCAGAATTTATCAACTATTTCTGAATTATGTCGAAGATTAATTGAAACAAACAAATCAGGAAGTTACAATTTGATTGACAG GTTGATTCGTCTTGTTTTAACTCTTCCCGTCTCTACAGCAACAACGGAACGAGCATTTTCAGCTATGAAACTTGTTAAAACAGCTCTTCGTAACAAGATGGAAGAAGAGTTTTTAACAGATTCTATGGTCATCTATATTGAACGGGAGTTAGCGGAAACTAttgataatgatataataattaatgaGTTTGATTCTAAGAAAAATCGAAGAGCACAActtcaataa